GAGCCGTCTGAAATTAAAAAAAGACGGCTCTATTTTAAAAATCATTAAAATGAAAAAAATAGTTGGCTTTATCCTAATGGTACTCTTTTTCACTTCTTGTAGCAGTAGTGATTCTGATGAAACTTATTTTGATAATCCGGAGCTTTCATTGCCTATTCCGACTGATTTTCCAGAGGTAAACAGTTATGTGAGTTTGAACAAGCCCACAAAATATGGTGCTGAATTGGGCGAAAAGCTTTTCTCAGATAAAAGATTTAGTAAAGACAATACCATTTCTTGCTCAAGCTGTCATATCCAAGCGAATGCTTTTGCAGATCATAATGCGCAAGCTATTGGAATCGAAGGAAGAGTGGGACTTAGAAATGCGCCACCGCTTCAGAATTTGATGTTTTTAAAATTCTTTAATTGGGATGGAAGCAGATTGCAATTAGAGACCCAGCCTTTGGTTCCTATTATAACTCACGAAGAAATGGATTCTTCGATTCTGGAAGTTATTGGAAAAATTAAAGATGATGCTTCGTATAAAGAAATGTTCAAAAAAGCATTTGGAGATCAGGAAATTACACCAGATAGAATTTATAAAAGTATTGCTCAGTTTGAATACACTTTAATTTCTGCTAATAGCAAATACGATAAAGTAAAACGAAAAGAAGGTCAAACGTTTACAGAAAGTGAAGCGGCAGGTTATGCAACATTTCAGCAGAAATGCGCCAGCTGTCATAGCACCGAATTGTTTACAGATCAGAGTTTTAGAAATATTGGATTTCCTTTAAACACAGACACTAACGAGGCAGGACGAGGCAGAGTTACTGGAATTCCGTCTGACTTTATGAGTTTTAGAGTTCCGAGTTTAAGGAATGTTGAATATACAGCACCTTACGGAAGTTTTGGTCAGTTTGCTACCTTACGATCTGTCTTGGATTATTTTGATAGCGGAGTTTTAAGTGCTGAGAATTTAGACCCTATTTTTAAAAATAATGAGAATAGAATTCCGCTTACAGAACAAGAAAAAGAGAATCTTCTTGCATTTATGAAAACTCTGAGCGACAAAGATTTTACAGGAAACTAGCTTGAAAAGTCTTGATTTTACTGGTGTTTTATATTCCTTTTTAAAAAAGAGAAAGATGTTTATAATATGTTGATAAATAATACGTTGCGAACTGTGTTAAAATCTGATTTCGATAGATTAAATGTTTTAAATTTATAACTGAATGATAGTTAATTATTTAAAAATTTTTGAATATGGAAAGAGCTATAAAATTACAGGTTCGCAAAGAACTTGATGGAAAACAGGAAGTAAACATTATTAAACTAAAAGGGAGTTTAATAACCAAAGGCTACACAGAAATTATCCATATTATCGACAAGGACGACGAATTCTATATTAATTCTTTTGCAACCAAAACAGAAGCAAGCAAAGAAGTAAAAGAATTTATTTTGGATTTTATAAACAAAGAAAATTTAAGCAATACAATCAGCGTTCTAGCATAACGCATAGAATCGCAGGATTGTAATGCTTAAATTAAGTAGCCTTTAGTTTAAATTGCATTTGTAAAACTTGTATTTTGATCCAGATAAAGATGCTGATCTTTTAAAATATTATCTGGTTTCTCGTCCCAATCTCCCCAATCTCCTACATAAGTTTTACGAAATATCAATTCATTATTATCACCATCACAAACCAAAGTTCGGTCTGTACAGGTTTTATTGTTTGGACTGAAATTTATTTGTGTATTTTTCATGGCGCAACTATTTAAATTGTTTGTAAATCAGATCATAAAATTAAAAAGATCAGGTAAGATTTAGTTATAAAAAAATATTAAATTATTATCTAATTCCCATGTATGTGACTGAAAAATAACTCTATACAAAAAATGCTAAACAACATGTTTAGCATTTTTTATTTAGTTTCAATCTTCAATTTTCTATCTTTCCTCTTCAATCTTTCTTCTTTACTCTTTACTCTTTCTTCTTTCTTCTTTACTCTTTTTAGAGCATCGTCCTCTAGGTTCATCGCCTTCTTGCAGTATAATTTCAGAATGTAAAAACTGAGCGGCATCAGCAGAACCTTGTACTTTAGTGGCACTGCGTTCGAGCATTTCAGATTCAAATTCGTTTAAGACACATTCTCTCAATCCTCTTTCTTTCCATTGTGATTTAGCGTTACAGCCTTTCGAGATTTTTCTAGCCAATTTTAAAGCATCCAATAAAGCCTGATTGGCACCCTGACCTTTAAATGGACTCATCGGGTGTGCCGCATCGCCAATTAAAGTAATATTCGGATTCTTCTCTAATAATGTTGAACTCAATAATTCTCGATCATAAACAGGATAACCAGAAATTAGATTTTCCTGTGTTGCCTCCAAAATCTGAGGAATAGGAGTATGCCATTGCGTTCTTCGGCAAGCTTCTTCTTTTAAGGCTTGCGGTCCTTTTGCGCTTAGTTCTTTGGCCTCTTCTTCAGGCATCGGGAAACTCAATTGCCACATGACAGAATCTTGAGTATAAGGCATTATATAAATACGTTCATTCCCGTTGGCAGTCTGAAATATTGTTGCGCCATCTAGTAAATCACTCGAAAGTCCTTCGAGCGAACTTAAAGGACAAATTCCTAAGATTACAATACAATCCAAATAACGTAGCGGTGTTGCCTCTTCGCCAATTATTAGCTTTCTCACGGCACTGCGAATACCATCTGCACCGACAACAAGATCGGCCTTTGCAGTTTTTATTTCGCCGTCTGCCTGAAAATGTAGTTCAACACCGTTTTCAGATGCTACAAAATCTATTAATTGATTTCCCCATTGGACATTATTATTTCCCCCAAGTTGTTCTAATAAAGCTAAACGTAGCGATTGTCTTGCGATATGTATGTTGGTGCGTTTTGTAGGCGTTTTAACCGCGGTCTCCAGCCATTTTCTGGTTCCCCATTCGCCTAATATTTTTCCTTCTGTATTGTGTACGATATGCTTTGTAGAAATTACTCCATCTAAAGAAGTAATTCCCAACCCTTTCATGGCTTTACTGGCTTGCTGTAAAGTAAGTCCATAACCTTGAGATCGGGCATCAAAGTCGCTGTCTCTTTCATAAATTGTAAACGGAATTCCGCGATGTAAGCATGCTACCGCTAGAGCAACCCCGCCAATACCTGCACCAATTATGGCAACATGCGGTTTTGTGAGATCGGGTTCAAGATAGTTTTCAGATTCAATTAATCCAGACCCAGAACAATTTGTGCATAAATGCAAATGTGCCTTCGGACGTATCGGAGCATTGTTACTTTGCTTACTCTCATATGCAGCCAATTCCGTTTTATAAAGGCGTTGTGCTTTTTTAGTGAGTCCGCGATTTATTTTACCCTGTCCTTGGCATTCATGGCATATAGTCCACATATTCTGTTGTATCACTTACTTTGAGTATTGAGGCTGCAAAGTTACGTCAACTAAAGCATTTAAACTACTGATTTTCAAAGCTAAACTGTTTTTATTGTTAAGTAATTATTTTGCTGAAAATCAGTAGATTATATTTGTTTGTTTTTTGAAACAGCGATATTTAGCAGATTTTCGAAATACAGTAAATAGGTATGAGATAAATAGAAGCAGTTTTATTTTATAATTTTTAAAAATGATTATATAAGCCAAGCCATTGTATTTGAGCTAATTTTAATAATCATTTAAAAACTAGGAATTATGGAAAAGAATAATCAAACCCAGAAAAACCCGAATCCTAAACAACAGGGTGGAGGAGATCATCGAAACGATACGAGAAAACATCAATATAAAGATCATGATGAAGTTTTGACAAATGATGAAAACTATGATGTTGACACGAAAAAGTTTAAAGGCAAAGAACCTGAACTTGATGATAAATTGAATAACGAAGAAAAAAAATAATACAGAAGCGTCTCAATGTTTATTTGAGGCGTTTTTTTATTTTTTTTCGTTTAGAAAACACTTTTTTTTAATAGATAAAAGTAAAGAAGCAAAAGTATGGTTGGATTTTTATAGATTTGTAAAATTCTAATACAGTTTTTCAAACAATAATTGAGAAATAATATATAATAAGGCATGAAATCGGTTACTTCATTTTTTTTACTTTTAATGTTTATCTGTTCAAGTTCATATTCACAATTGAGTTCAGACAAAATATTTGAAAGTTTTAAGCAAGGTGAACGTACAAATTGTTCATCGATAGCATTTATTAAAGCTTCTTTAAATGTGTACGGATTGGATAATCTATTTGAAAGCGAAAAACTACACAATAACTCTTATAGGATTACGCTAAAAAACAATGCAACCTTTAATTTGGACAGCAGCGAAGTTACTAAAGCTAGAAAATCTGCAGGTTTTGTTTATATTAAAGATAATTGCGACAGCGAAAAAATACGTGATTATGCTGTTTTGACGTATGCTGTTATGGCAAAATACATGCAGATTATCGATAAAGAACCCACTTTTGAGAAAGCCTTAGAAGAATTAGAAGAAGGCACTGTATACACTCCAACAATCTATAAATATTTGGGATTTAGATTAGGTAAACAAATTCAGAAGTTAAAAAGACAATCAGGAAGCGAATATTGCGGAGTTGTGGCTTGGTCGAAAGCCCATGCTGTTTTTGTTTGCGAAGATTTTATGGATTACTACGGAAACAAAAAAAGTATTTGGATCAAATATCCAGGACGTTTTAGAATCATTAAATCTTAAAAAAGAACGATTGGAATATCGCAATTTGTAGGCGTTTTATTTCTATTTTGCTAATTACATTAAAAGATTATTATAATTTTAGCAAAAAGGGATTGTAAAAATTGGATTTTAAGTTAAATTATATATTTTTGTTTTTATTCAAGAACCAAATCTATTAAGAAAATGAAGAGTAAAATTATTTTATTATGTGCACTTTTCTTCTTGACGACTGCCGCTGTTTCTGCACAGGCAAAAAACGCACCAAGAAGTATCATTAGTACAACAGCTTTAATCCGTAAATACCACGATCAAAAAGAACTAAGCGGTATGCAAAAAGGTGAGCTTTTAGAATTGTACATTGAACGTATTAAAGTTTTAGTAAAAACACTTCCTTACATTGCTTTGGTTACTAAGCCAGGTGTTACAATGGCAGATTTAGGTATTCCTGACACGGCAGATAATAAAAAAATATTAGATGGTCAGGCAGTAGGTACAACTAGTTTCTTAGATACTACAGTAGAATTTCAGAGAAAAATGATGCCTTACTCAGATAAAGGAAATCTGATTGCAGCAATTTTATTTTATGAAACTACATTAAAATCTCTACACGAATTCAACGAGCTATAATAAGTTAGAAATACAAAAAATATCAACTCCAAGGTCTTATGATCTTGGAGTTTTTTTTTGGTTTAAACTTTCCAAAAATTGGAATTTAAAATAGTTAAAATGTTTTTTTGTTTTTAAGATTTTAGTACAATTCTTATAAAACCGTAAAAATATATGTTTTTTATAACTTATTTGTTTTTAGTTATTTAAGGCTTTTTGTTTAAAAAGGTTAACATTTTTTTTTCAAAAAGTTTAATTAAAATTTGGGTAATAATATTTTTAACTTACTTTTGTTCTATCAAATTAGTAGAGTTTAAAATATAAGTTAAAAGCCAGAGATTAGAGCCACGATATTTCATCCAAAATAAGCAAAAGCATTCGGCAGTTTTCGTCCTTATGCATCCTACGGTTAAAATTCCTCTTTTTTAATTCATTATAAATTTTAAGAAGTACAACAATCCCCAATAGGGATTAAAATTTTATAGGCCAATTTAAAATAATAGTAATCCAAAAAAAAGTAAAAATGAAAAAACGAATGTGCTGCAGATAAAAAGAAAAAACCATTTCTGTTGCAGCAGAAATGGTAGAAGCTTAAAAGAAATTGTCATCTCTAAAAGGCAAAGCTAGAATAGCACAAAGCTTTCTAAGCTAGCCTTATTTATTAAACTAAAACAAAGTAATGAAAATAAAATTAAAAAGATATGCTTGGCTATGTATTTTGTTGATTTCCATAGGAGTTAAAGCTCAAGAGACAAAGCCACTAATTCAGTCTAAACTGGAAGGAACAGTTGTCGATGCAGTTACAAAAGAGCCTATTATTGGGGCTTCGGTAACGATTCAAGGAACTACACATGGTGTTATCACAGATACAGATGGAAAATTTTATTTCCAAACAGGACAAAAATTCCCTTATGTGCTTTTAGTTAGTTATTTAGGATATAAAAAACAAGAAGTTGTAGTAAACAAAAACGATATTACGATCAATCTTACCGAAGAACAAAATGCTTTATCTGAAGTTGTGGTTACAGCACTTGGAATTTCAAAAGAAAAGAAATCTCTAGGATACACAACTCAGGCAGTAAAGGGAAAAGAATTGGCGACTACCAAGGAAACCAACTTCTTGAATGCTCTTTCTGGTAAAGTAGCGGGTGTGCGTATTACCAATTCGCAAGGAGATATGGGGTCTTCTCGTATTATTATTCGTGGAGAAACCTCTATTGCTGGAAACAACCAACCGCTTTTTGTGGTAGATGGTGTTCCGGTAGATAATTCACAGTTGAATTTTGGAGGAGCTACTCGTGATTTCAGAAACGCAATTGCCGATTTGAATCCGCAGGATATTGAAACTTTAACTGTTTTAAAAGGGCCAAATGCTGCTGCTCTTTACGGATCGCGTGCTGCTCATGGTGTTGTACTTATTACTACAAAATCAGGAAAAGGACAAAAAGGAGGATTTGGCGTTACTTTTAATACAGGTCTAACTGTTTCTCAAGTGGCTACTTTGCCTTCTTTCCAGAACACTTTTGGACAAGGTTCTAATGGAAGATTCAGCTACGTAGACGGAAAAGGTGGAGGAATTAATGATGGTGTTGATGAAAGCTGGGGACCAAGAATGGACGGACGCCTTATCCCGCAATTTTATTCTAAAGGAGAAGCTGTTCCTTTTGTTGCACATCCAAATAATGTGAAAGATTTCTTCAATACAGGACTTACTTATGATAATAGTGTTTCTATAGCAAAAGCTAACGAAAAATCTGATTTCCGTTTAGGTGTAAACAATCAAAAACAGCTTGGAACTGTACCGAACAGTGAAATAAACAAAACAAATTTTTCTATTAATACCAATTACCAGATTTCTGAAAGTGTAAAAGTTGGGGTTAATGCTAATTATATCGCTACAAATGCTCCTCAATTGCCAGGTGGTCCATCTGGTGGGCGTGCTGCTGGAGTAATGCTTCAGTTTCTTTGGTTCGGACGTCAGGTTGACATTAATGAATTGGAAAAAGATAGGAATACCAACTGGAATAACAGCTATTACAGCAACCCATATTGGAATGCCTATTACAATACAACAAGCCAACAGCGTAATCGTTTAATTGGGGATATCCATTTGGACGCGAAATTGGCAGAAGGATTAAACTTCAGATTCCGTACAGGGGTTGATTATTATAACGATAGAAGAAAATATACTATTAAATATGGTACAAATGGAACTCCTTTCGGATCGTACGCAGAAGATGCTTACACGGTAAATGAGCAAAATACCGAGGGTATATTTCAATATACAAAACAGCTTAATGACGATTTCAGTTTAGATGCACTTGCAGGTTTCAATATCCGTAACCATAGCGATGCCAATAACTATCAGAAAGCACCTCGTTTAGCAGTTCCAGATTTATATACTTTAACAAACTCTAGAGATCCGTTAACATCATCAAATTCATTATCTAGATTAAGAGTTTATAGTGCTTATGCTTCTGCGCAAGTAGGATTTAGAAATTATGCTTTCTTGAACGTTACGGCTCGTAATGACTGGTCTTCTACATTACCAAGCAGCAACCGTTCTTATTTTTACCCATCTATTAACGGTAGTGTGGTTTTAACAGATGCATTAAATATTAAGAGCAGTACATTAGATTTCTTAAAGCTTCGTGGAGGATGGTCTGAAGTAGGTAACGATGCAGATCCGTACCAATTGGCTACAGTTTATAATTTCCAAACAGCATTTGACGGAAATCCTATTCAAACTTCTTCTCAAAGAAAACTGAATGAAAATTTGAAGCCAGAAACGACACGTTCTACTGAAGTAGGTGGTGAAGCTTCTTTCTGGAAAAACAGACTTCATTTTGATATTGCTTATTACAATACCAATAGTTTCGACCAGATTTTAGAAATCAAAACTACAGCAGCAAGCGGTTATACTTCGCAGTTAATCAATGCAGGTAAAATTAATAACCAAGGTATTGAAATACAGTTAGACGGAAATCCTGTTCAAACAGAAAACTTTAAGTGGAATGTTGCTGTAAATTATTCTAAAAATAAAAGTAAAGTAGAAATTCTAGATTACGCAGGAGATATTAAAAACTATACAATTGGTTCTTCTGGAGGTGTAGATGTATTGGCATCTGTAGGACAAGCGTATGGAGCGCTTTACGGAACAGCTTACGAGCGTGATGCAAGCGGAAATATCGTAGTAGGTGCAAATGGTCTTCCAAAAGCAGATCCGACGAAAAAGGTGTTAGGACATTATACTCCAGATTATTTAGCGGGTCTAACCAATACTTTGACTTACAAAAATCTTGAGCTTTCGTTCCTTGTTGATGCTAGTGTTGGTGGAGAACTTTTCTCAGGAACAAACAGAACAGGTAACTATACAGGGGTTTTAGCACAGACTCTTCCAGGTCGTGGTGCTGAAAATGGAGGGTTAAGCTACTATTATCCAGGAAATAATACAGCTAATCCGAAAACTTTGGTAACAGGTGGAGCAGCTCCAGGTGGTGCAACAATTTATGATGACGGAATGATTTTCGGAGGTGTGTTTGCAGACGGAACTCCTAATAATAAAGTGATTAGCGCGCAAGAATATTATAAAGCATCATACAATATTAGCGAAGCTTACATCTATAGTTCAACTTTCGTAAAAATGAGAGAGATAAAACTTACTTATAATTTTAATAAAAAGCTGATTAAAAAACTTGGATTAGAAGGAGCGAGCGTTACTGCTGCTGGCCGTAACTTATTCTTTATCTATAAAGATGCTCCAAATATTGATCCTGAAACGGCTTTCAATACTGGAAATGCGCAAGGATTGGAAAGTTTAGCTTTACCAACAACTAGAAATTTCAGTTTAAACCTTAACGTTAAATTTTAAAAACTCGGAATCATGCTAAAAAAACTATCATATACAATACTGTTTGCATTGACACTGAGCTCTTGCAGTGATACTTTGGACGATATTAACAAAAATCCAAATGCAACTGAAACCCCGCTTGCGCCGTATCTTTTAACAGGTACTTTAAAACAAAGTGCAGATTTGTACTGGGGAGATGCCAATAACTTTAACTCTACTTTGCTGTTTGTGCAGCATTGGGCTAAAATTCAATATACAGAACCAGATCGTTACGATGTTTCTAATGCTTCTTTCACGTCATTGTGGGATAAGGGATATTCGACTCTAATTACAGATTTGAATACTATTATAAAATTTCCAGATGCTCAGGCAAACTCTAACTATAAAGGTATCGCTTTAACGTTACGTTCATGGACATTTTTATTGCTTACAGATGCTTACGGAAGCATTCCATACAAAGAAGCGGGTCAAAATGTAACGCCTGCTTATAACACACAAAAAGAAGTATACACAGGATTGCTTGAAGATTTAAAACAGGCTCAATCTTTGTTAAATCCAGCAAATGGTTCTGTTACGGGTGATTTGGCTTACAAAGGCGATATCTTGAAATGGAAAAAACTGGTAAACTCACTTCGTTTGCGTATTGCCCTGAGAATTTCAGACAAAGAACCAGGCTTGGCAAAACAAGCAGCTATAGACGCTACAAGCGATGCAGGAGGATTAATTAGCAGTAATGCCGAAACCTTCCAATTTGTTTATACAAGTTCGCCACAGCAAAATCCAGCCTCGGCTTGGTTTGAAACTAGAGATGATTTCCGTATTTCAAAAACTATGGTTGATCAATTATATGCATTGTCGGATCCTCGTTTGCCTGTTTTTGCACAATTGCCTTCAGATGCAAGTGTAGGGAAGTATGTAGGAGGTGCGAACGGATTATCAAATAGTGATGCCAATAGCCAAGGTTTTGCTAAAACATCAAAACCTGGAACTTATTTCTTAACATCGGCTTCTCCAGCGGTCATTGCTTCTTATTCAGAAACATTGTTTAATCTTGCAGAAGCAGCAGCCCGCGGATATATTTCGGGAGATGCAGAACAGTATTATAAAAATGCCATTACAGCATCTTTGAATCAGTTTGGAATTACTAATTCGACTACTATTTCTACTTATTTAGATCAAGCAACTGTAAAGTATGATGCGTCAAATTATGCTAAATCTATTGGTACGCAAAAATGGATTGCTTTTTTCGGACAAGGGTTAGATGCTTTTACAGAGTGGAGAAGATTGGATTATCCAGTTCTTACAGCTGGGCCTGCTACTGTTTTGGACGGAAAAATTCCTTCGCGTCTTTTCTATCCTGGTACAGAACAGTCATTAAACGGTGCTAGTTATCAAGCAGCGGTAGCTGAACAAGGAAAAGATTTATTGACAACCAAATTATGGTTTGATGTGAAATAAAAATATGTTGTTTTGTTGAGTCAAAAAGCCCTGTATCTTAGTTGATGCAGGGCTTTTGCTTTGGTATTTTCTATATTTCAATTTAAAAGAAGTAAAAAAGTTATAGAATCGAGTAACAAAACTCTCACCGATTTTACTAATAAGAAGAATGGCAAAAATGGTATGTTTTTTTGTTGTAATTTAGAAATAAATTAACTGATTTATAGATTCTAAAGTAGCAATAAAGTAGAATATAAATGAGTTAGAGTTTATGAGACTTGCCACAATTTTCTATAATAAAAACAAGTATCAGAAAAAATAAAGCAATTTAAAAAGTTAAGCAGTATGCAGACTATATTAGGAGCCAACGGACAGATTGGAGAAGAATTGGCTAGAGAATTGAAAAGAAATTATACCTCAGATATACGAATTGTAAGCCGTAAAGCACAAAAAGTAAATGATACAGATGCCGTTTTTTCGGCAGATTTAACCATTAAAGAAAAAGCAATAGAAGCGGTGAAAGGCAGTGAAATAGCCTATTTTACATTAGGACTTCCGATGGATTCTGATTTATGGGAAAAACAATTTGTGCTTATTTTAAGAAATGTTATTGAAGCCTGTAAAATCAATAAAACGAAATTGGTCTTTTTTGATAATACCTATATGTATCCGCAAGACAGCAGAGTGCTTACCGAAGAAACTCCATTTGAACCTGTTGGAAAAAAGGGAGAAATTAGGAAAGAAATGGCGGAAATGGTGCTAAACGAAATAAAAGCTGGACAATTGGAAGCCGTAATTTGTCGTGCGCCTGAATTTTATGGGCCTGCCAAAACGCAGAGTATTACCAACACTTTAATTTTTAATGCTATTAAAGAAAATAAAAAGCTAAAAGTGCCTTTAAAAGACTCTAAAAAAAGAAGTCTAATTTGGACACCTGATGCAAGTCGTGCCACAGCTTTAATAGGAAATACACCAAATGCTTTTGGACAGACATGGCATTTGCCAGTAGATGAAAGTCATCTTAATTACAAAGAATTCATTGCCTTAGCTTCAGAAATATATGGGAGAAAACTAAAATATAAAGTTATTCCAAAGTTTGTTTTTACCATTGGAGCCTTTTTCAATAAACAAGCAAAAGAACTGCAAGAATTGCTTCCAAGATATGAGCATGCCAATGTTTTTGATGATTCAAAATTTAGAAAGCGTTTTCCAGATTTTCCTGTAACAAGCTATAGAAACGGAATTGAAGAAATAAAAAAGGAGCAGCATTCTTAATTGCAATGATGGTTTGAAAGAAAATTAAAATGCTAAATCTAAAAGATCTAGCATTTTAATATATTTTTTAAGGTTGAAATATATAATTTCTATAGCGATTCATACCAGTTCAAAATATAATCGGCAATATTTTCCCAGCCAGCTAAAGCTGTAGGCAATTGATTTAATGCGCCGGCGGAGCAGAATATCTATAACAGGTTCAATTTCATCGCTACAGAAAGCTCCAGAGAAGCGACATAAAAATGGTTTTAGACAAGGAGATCGCATTACACTGATTTTCTGTAAATTAAAATAGCACTTATAAAATAAAATCTTTATCTTTAACTAGTTGGTATATCGGTTTATATGTGTTTTTTGCTGTTATACTTTTTTCGCTGTTTAAGTTAAGGACCCCAAATTTTCATAAACAGTATATGCTAAATACATTCAAACAATTTCAGAATTTATCTGAATAATAAGTTTTTATCTCATTTCTATTTTATCCTGCCGTTTTTAATTAAACAGCAAAGAAGTCGCTAGTTAAAAGTAATTTCAATTCATAAGAATATTATATAGATGTACGTAAGACTAAATTTTCTAAAACCTTTTATTTTGTTTTGCTTTTTGTTGTGTCTGGAAACAAAAGCGCAGACGACTTCTCTAGAAGAATGTTTTTCTATAGCACAGCAAAATAATATTACCATCAAACAGGCAAAATCTGCATTAAAGACAGGCGAGTACAATCTTCAAGCAGAAAAAAAAGGTTATTTGCCTAAAGTAGATCTTTTATCGAGTTATTCTTATTTGAGCAGTCCGCTTACGATAAACTTGCAGACCGTTAAAGACGGAATCGTTGAAGGTTCGTCACAGCAAAGCGTGAATACGGCAAACGAAATTTATCATGAAATTACAGGAAACAATTTATCACAAGCAGCGCAGGATCGTATTTATAATACTTCAAAAACGGTTATTGGCGGCATTTATCCAGACTATAATCCTAGTTTAAGTAAACA
The Flavobacterium humidisoli DNA segment above includes these coding regions:
- a CDS encoding cytochrome-c peroxidase, producing MVLFFTSCSSSDSDETYFDNPELSLPIPTDFPEVNSYVSLNKPTKYGAELGEKLFSDKRFSKDNTISCSSCHIQANAFADHNAQAIGIEGRVGLRNAPPLQNLMFLKFFNWDGSRLQLETQPLVPIITHEEMDSSILEVIGKIKDDASYKEMFKKAFGDQEITPDRIYKSIAQFEYTLISANSKYDKVKRKEGQTFTESEAAGYATFQQKCASCHSTELFTDQSFRNIGFPLNTDTNEAGRGRVTGIPSDFMSFRVPSLRNVEYTAPYGSFGQFATLRSVLDYFDSGVLSAENLDPIFKNNENRIPLTEQEKENLLAFMKTLSDKDFTGN
- a CDS encoding FAD-dependent oxidoreductase, which encodes MWTICHECQGQGKINRGLTKKAQRLYKTELAAYESKQSNNAPIRPKAHLHLCTNCSGSGLIESENYLEPDLTKPHVAIIGAGIGGVALAVACLHRGIPFTIYERDSDFDARSQGYGLTLQQASKAMKGLGITSLDGVISTKHIVHNTEGKILGEWGTRKWLETAVKTPTKRTNIHIARQSLRLALLEQLGGNNNVQWGNQLIDFVASENGVELHFQADGEIKTAKADLVVGADGIRSAVRKLIIGEEATPLRYLDCIVILGICPLSSLEGLSSDLLDGATIFQTANGNERIYIMPYTQDSVMWQLSFPMPEEEAKELSAKGPQALKEEACRRTQWHTPIPQILEATQENLISGYPVYDRELLSSTLLEKNPNITLIGDAAHPMSPFKGQGANQALLDALKLARKISKGCNAKSQWKERGLRECVLNEFESEMLERSATKVQGSADAAQFLHSEIILQEGDEPRGRCSKKSKEERRKSKE
- a CDS encoding SusC/RagA family TonB-linked outer membrane protein; this encodes MKIKLKRYAWLCILLISIGVKAQETKPLIQSKLEGTVVDAVTKEPIIGASVTIQGTTHGVITDTDGKFYFQTGQKFPYVLLVSYLGYKKQEVVVNKNDITINLTEEQNALSEVVVTALGISKEKKSLGYTTQAVKGKELATTKETNFLNALSGKVAGVRITNSQGDMGSSRIIIRGETSIAGNNQPLFVVDGVPVDNSQLNFGGATRDFRNAIADLNPQDIETLTVLKGPNAAALYGSRAAHGVVLITTKSGKGQKGGFGVTFNTGLTVSQVATLPSFQNTFGQGSNGRFSYVDGKGGGINDGVDESWGPRMDGRLIPQFYSKGEAVPFVAHPNNVKDFFNTGLTYDNSVSIAKANEKSDFRLGVNNQKQLGTVPNSEINKTNFSINTNYQISESVKVGVNANYIATNAPQLPGGPSGGRAAGVMLQFLWFGRQVDINELEKDRNTNWNNSYYSNPYWNAYYNTTSQQRNRLIGDIHLDAKLAEGLNFRFRTGVDYYNDRRKYTIKYGTNGTPFGSYAEDAYTVNEQNTEGIFQYTKQLNDDFSLDALAGFNIRNHSDANNYQKAPRLAVPDLYTLTNSRDPLTSSNSLSRLRVYSAYASAQVGFRNYAFLNVTARNDWSSTLPSSNRSYFYPSINGSVVLTDALNIKSSTLDFLKLRGGWSEVGNDADPYQLATVYNFQTAFDGNPIQTSSQRKLNENLKPETTRSTEVGGEASFWKNRLHFDIAYYNTNSFDQILEIKTTAASGYTSQLINAGKINNQGIEIQLDGNPVQTENFKWNVAVNYSKNKSKVEILDYAGDIKNYTIGSSGGVDVLASVGQAYGALYGTAYERDASGNIVVGANGLPKADPTKKVLGHYTPDYLAGLTNTLTYKNLELSFLVDASVGGELFSGTNRTGNYTGVLAQTLPGRGAENGGLSYYYPGNNTANPKTLVTGGAAPGGATIYDDGMIFGGVFADGTPNNKVISAQEYYKASYNISEAYIYSSTFVKMREIKLTYNFNKKLIKKLGLEGASVTAAGRNLFFIYKDAPNIDPETAFNTGNAQGLESLALPTTRNFSLNLNVKF
- a CDS encoding SusD/RagB family nutrient-binding outer membrane lipoprotein, which codes for MLKKLSYTILFALTLSSCSDTLDDINKNPNATETPLAPYLLTGTLKQSADLYWGDANNFNSTLLFVQHWAKIQYTEPDRYDVSNASFTSLWDKGYSTLITDLNTIIKFPDAQANSNYKGIALTLRSWTFLLLTDAYGSIPYKEAGQNVTPAYNTQKEVYTGLLEDLKQAQSLLNPANGSVTGDLAYKGDILKWKKLVNSLRLRIALRISDKEPGLAKQAAIDATSDAGGLISSNAETFQFVYTSSPQQNPASAWFETRDDFRISKTMVDQLYALSDPRLPVFAQLPSDASVGKYVGGANGLSNSDANSQGFAKTSKPGTYFLTSASPAVIASYSETLFNLAEAAARGYISGDAEQYYKNAITASLNQFGITNSTTISTYLDQATVKYDASNYAKSIGTQKWIAFFGQGLDAFTEWRRLDYPVLTAGPATVLDGKIPSRLFYPGTEQSLNGASYQAAVAEQGKDLLTTKLWFDVK
- a CDS encoding NAD-dependent epimerase/dehydratase family protein — translated: MQTILGANGQIGEELARELKRNYTSDIRIVSRKAQKVNDTDAVFSADLTIKEKAIEAVKGSEIAYFTLGLPMDSDLWEKQFVLILRNVIEACKINKTKLVFFDNTYMYPQDSRVLTEETPFEPVGKKGEIRKEMAEMVLNEIKAGQLEAVICRAPEFYGPAKTQSITNTLIFNAIKENKKLKVPLKDSKKRSLIWTPDASRATALIGNTPNAFGQTWHLPVDESHLNYKEFIALASEIYGRKLKYKVIPKFVFTIGAFFNKQAKELQELLPRYEHANVFDDSKFRKRFPDFPVTSYRNGIEEIKKEQHS